The Sandaracinaceae bacterium genome has a window encoding:
- a CDS encoding lamin tail domain-containing protein, producing the protein MLRFLATSLVAALSLGCAVLFAGCAQGGFADAGARPDARPRLDAGPTDSGVVTDSGLRPDTGVVRDSGVTPTDSGLADAGRDSGPADSGVVRDSGTGGTFCMPSPTNMAIVEVMVASQSGSGDRGEWFEVQNLGACPIDMTGLIVESPTGSGSPRTHEVTRGVLTAGGFFVFGQSGDPADHHGLPVDYVYGSGTTGVVLNNSTDSLILSFGGTEIDRVAWGSTDHRTGASRQLSRGAESGDNSNLGATSYCDSTDIYSSATGGPFLGTPGARNRACP; encoded by the coding sequence ATGCTTCGCTTCCTGGCAACGTCCCTCGTGGCCGCGCTCTCCCTCGGGTGCGCGGTCCTCTTCGCCGGCTGCGCGCAGGGCGGCTTCGCCGACGCCGGCGCCCGGCCGGACGCTCGCCCCCGGCTCGACGCGGGCCCCACCGACTCCGGCGTCGTCACGGACAGCGGCCTCCGCCCGGACACCGGCGTGGTGCGGGACTCGGGCGTGACGCCGACCGACTCCGGCCTTGCGGACGCCGGCCGCGACTCCGGACCCGCCGACAGCGGCGTCGTGCGCGACAGCGGCACGGGGGGCACCTTCTGCATGCCCTCGCCCACGAACATGGCGATCGTCGAGGTGATGGTCGCCTCCCAGAGCGGCAGCGGCGACCGCGGCGAGTGGTTCGAGGTGCAGAACCTCGGCGCGTGCCCCATCGACATGACGGGGCTGATCGTCGAGAGCCCGACCGGCAGCGGCTCCCCTCGCACCCACGAGGTCACGCGCGGCGTGCTGACGGCCGGCGGCTTCTTCGTCTTCGGCCAGTCGGGTGACCCGGCCGATCACCACGGCCTGCCGGTCGACTACGTCTACGGGAGCGGCACCACGGGCGTCGTGCTCAACAACAGCACCGACTCGCTGATCCTGAGCTTCGGCGGGACCGAGATCGACCGCGTGGCGTGGGGCTCGACCGACCACCGCACCGGCGCGTCGCGGCAGCTCTCACGGGGCGCGGAGTCGGGCGACAACTCCAACCTCGGCGCGACGAGCTACTGCGACTCGACCGACATCTACTCGAGCGCGACCGGCGGGCCTTTCCTCGGCACCCCGGGCGCCCGCAACCGAGCTTGCCCCTGA
- a CDS encoding NAD(P)H-hydrate dehydratase, whose amino-acid sequence MKPLLTRDAARRFDGRIVDAGVPGLLLMENAGRGAAELFLRRFSGRLGRVVVVGGTGQNGGDAWVVARRLLTHGVRPEVFLAGSREKVGGDAKVNLEALDALDLRVTELTGDDLSALEGALASATAIVEGLFGTGLDRPIEGWRRALVERLDAASAPIFALDLPSGIDADTGRVLGVALHAELTATFAGHKRGLWQTPGRAHAGETVCVDIGVPGPRVEDGLLELSDAARWLPPRALAAHKGTAGHLVVVAGSPGKSGAALLCGHGAMRAGAGLVTLAPRGEARDALELRVHELMTMALPDEPLDLSDGKDAAVVGPGLGLDDAGKALAVQLATGLSIPAVLDADALTALAEEGASVLRSSPPRVLTPHPGEAARLLGCKSADVQADRYAAAKKLVSLTGQVVVLKGAGTLVAAPGKLVVCPFGTPALGVAGTGDVLAGAIGAALAGGVEPFEAACAMVLLHARAGERASLSDRGLFAREVADALPAALEEARAAGERR is encoded by the coding sequence TTGAAGCCGCTCCTGACCCGGGACGCGGCGCGGCGCTTCGACGGGCGCATCGTCGACGCCGGGGTCCCGGGCCTCCTGCTGATGGAGAACGCGGGGCGCGGCGCGGCGGAGCTCTTCTTGCGACGCTTCTCCGGCCGGCTCGGGCGCGTCGTGGTCGTGGGCGGGACGGGGCAGAACGGCGGCGACGCGTGGGTCGTCGCCCGGCGGCTGCTGACGCACGGGGTTCGCCCCGAGGTGTTCCTCGCGGGCTCGCGGGAGAAGGTCGGCGGCGACGCGAAGGTGAACCTGGAGGCGCTCGACGCGCTGGACCTGCGCGTCACCGAGCTGACGGGAGACGACCTGTCGGCGCTCGAGGGCGCGCTCGCGAGCGCCACCGCCATCGTCGAGGGGCTCTTCGGCACCGGGCTCGACCGACCCATCGAGGGCTGGCGGCGCGCGCTCGTGGAGCGTCTGGACGCGGCGTCGGCGCCGATCTTCGCGCTGGACCTGCCGAGCGGGATCGACGCCGACACGGGGCGCGTGCTCGGGGTAGCGTTGCACGCGGAGCTGACCGCGACCTTCGCCGGCCACAAGCGAGGGCTCTGGCAGACGCCGGGCCGCGCGCACGCGGGGGAGACCGTGTGCGTCGACATCGGGGTGCCCGGCCCGCGGGTCGAGGATGGCTTGCTCGAGCTGTCGGACGCCGCCCGCTGGCTGCCGCCGCGCGCCCTCGCGGCGCACAAGGGCACGGCGGGGCACCTGGTGGTCGTGGCGGGCTCGCCGGGCAAGAGCGGGGCGGCGCTCCTCTGTGGTCACGGCGCGATGCGCGCGGGGGCGGGCCTCGTCACCCTGGCGCCGCGCGGAGAGGCGCGCGACGCGCTGGAGCTCCGGGTCCACGAGCTGATGACGATGGCGCTGCCCGACGAGCCGCTCGATCTCTCGGACGGCAAAGACGCGGCCGTGGTCGGCCCCGGGCTCGGCCTGGACGACGCGGGCAAGGCGCTGGCCGTACAGCTCGCGACCGGCCTGTCGATCCCGGCCGTGCTCGACGCCGACGCGCTGACCGCGCTCGCGGAGGAGGGGGCGTCCGTCCTGCGGTCCTCGCCGCCGCGCGTGCTCACCCCGCACCCCGGAGAGGCGGCGCGGCTCCTCGGCTGCAAGAGCGCCGACGTCCAGGCCGACCGCTACGCGGCCGCGAAGAAGCTGGTCTCGCTCACGGGGCAGGTGGTGGTCCTCAAGGGCGCCGGCACCCTCGTCGCCGCGCCCGGCAAGCTCGTCGTCTGCCCCTTCGGCACCCCGGCCCTGGGCGTGGCCGGCACCGGCGACGTGCTGGCGGGGGCGATCGGCGCGGCCCTGGCCGGCGGGGTCGAGCCCTTCGAGGCCGCGTGCGCGATGGTGCTCCTCCACGCCCGCGCGGGCGAGCGGGCGAGCCTCTCCGACCGCGGGCTCTTCGCGCGAGAGGTGGCGGACGCGCTCCCGGCTGCGCTCGAAGAGGCGCGCGCGGCGGGCGAGCGTCGCTGA
- a CDS encoding pyridoxal-phosphate dependent enzyme, producing the protein MTDSRWEIEGWQLARAREVVAAHAARTPLVAAPALGEGVHLKLECAQDTGSFKLRGALAALASLDDATRARGVVTASAGNHGYGIARAGKRLGVPVTVFCASSTPAVKREGIAGYGATLELVEGRSYDAVEARAKAAAEEAGMRFVSPFDDPWVAAGNGGTVGLEILDALPDVRTVVAPVGGGGLVAGIAAARAQRGASFRIVGVQSEACPAMVESLDRGEALLAYEGEETLAEGLEGGVSETTYAIARDALHRMEAVSEASIADAMRFAKRELDLAIEGSAAVTLAWIRKQPALETPLVAVVSGGNVDPARLEGLMFAS; encoded by the coding sequence ATGACCGACTCGCGCTGGGAGATCGAAGGCTGGCAGCTCGCGCGCGCCCGAGAGGTGGTCGCGGCCCACGCGGCGCGCACCCCGCTCGTCGCCGCGCCGGCGCTGGGGGAGGGCGTCCACCTGAAGCTGGAGTGCGCGCAGGACACGGGCTCGTTCAAGCTCCGTGGCGCCCTCGCCGCGCTGGCGAGCCTCGACGACGCGACGCGCGCGCGCGGAGTGGTGACGGCCTCGGCCGGAAACCACGGCTACGGCATCGCGCGCGCCGGCAAGCGGCTGGGCGTGCCCGTCACCGTCTTCTGCGCGAGCTCGACCCCGGCCGTGAAGCGCGAGGGCATCGCGGGCTACGGCGCGACGCTCGAGCTCGTCGAGGGGCGGAGCTACGACGCGGTCGAGGCGCGCGCGAAGGCCGCGGCCGAGGAGGCGGGCATGCGCTTCGTGAGCCCCTTCGACGACCCGTGGGTCGCGGCGGGCAACGGCGGCACGGTGGGCCTGGAGATCCTCGACGCGCTGCCCGACGTTCGCACGGTGGTGGCCCCCGTCGGCGGCGGCGGCCTGGTGGCGGGGATCGCCGCGGCGCGCGCCCAGCGCGGGGCGTCCTTCCGGATCGTCGGCGTGCAGAGCGAGGCGTGCCCCGCCATGGTCGAGAGCCTCGATCGGGGCGAGGCCCTGCTCGCGTACGAGGGCGAAGAGACCCTCGCCGAGGGCCTGGAGGGGGGCGTCTCGGAGACCACCTACGCCATCGCGCGTGACGCCCTCCATCGCATGGAGGCGGTGAGCGAGGCCTCCATCGCGGACGCGATGCGGTTCGCGAAGCGGGAGCTCGACCTCGCGATCGAGGGCAGCGCGGCGGTCACGCTCGCGTGGATCCGGAAGCAGCCTGCGCTGGAGACCCCGCTCGTCGCCGTGGTGAGCGGCGGCAACGTCGATCCCGCGCGGCTCGAGGGCTTGATGTTCGCCTCATAG
- a CDS encoding Uma2 family endonuclease, with amino-acid sequence MAEAAERVSYPRYLERERESGERLEYVDGFVYAMAGGTPTHSRLCTNVVSLLREALAGQRCVAHGTELKLRVEATNRTTYADASVFCDTLALSEVDPNAATNPKLIVEVLSPSTEASDRGEKFAHYQRLASFEEYVLVNQDRARVEVFTRSPDGDGKVWRMTIFGPGERVTLSSLDVELAVDDIYHDPLA; translated from the coding sequence ATGGCCGAAGCCGCCGAGCGTGTGAGCTACCCGCGCTACCTCGAGCGCGAGCGCGAGAGCGGCGAGCGCCTGGAGTACGTCGATGGCTTCGTCTACGCGATGGCGGGCGGCACTCCCACCCACTCCCGGCTCTGCACCAACGTGGTCTCGCTGCTGCGTGAGGCGCTCGCTGGCCAGCGCTGTGTCGCGCACGGAACCGAGCTGAAGCTGCGGGTCGAGGCGACGAACCGGACCACCTACGCCGACGCCTCCGTGTTCTGCGACACGCTCGCGCTCTCCGAGGTCGACCCGAACGCGGCCACCAACCCCAAGCTCATCGTCGAGGTCCTCTCACCGTCCACCGAGGCGTCTGATCGCGGCGAGAAGTTCGCGCACTACCAGCGGCTGGCCTCGTTCGAGGAGTACGTGCTGGTCAATCAGGACCGCGCGCGGGTCGAGGTCTTCACCCGCAGCCCGGACGGAGACGGCAAGGTGTGGCGGATGACCATCTTCGGCCCCGGCGAGCGCGTGACCCTGTCGTCCCTCGACGTCGAGCTGGCGGTGGACGACATCTACCACGACCCGCTCGCGTGA
- a CDS encoding hydantoinase B/oxoprolinase family protein, with amino-acid sequence MRWRFWIDRGGTFTDCIGLSPEGELRVTKVLSSDEAPLIGIRRLLGLEDDAAIPPCAVRMGTTLATNALLERRGEPCALVITEGFEDLPEIGDQTRPELFALNVVKPPPLAAKRIGVPARATPTGEILARGGFLSLEGIRSVAVTVLHGPRAPELERELGALARAAGAEHVSLSHEVDAEQGLLARADTTVADAYLTPLLSAYVGRLEDALPGSALSIMQSSGSLTDAHAFRGRNAVLSGPAGGVVALGWIAARHGVDRAIGFDMGGTSTDVCRWDGQLDKTYETRVAGVRLRAPMMAIHTVAAGGGSLCRFDGRRLSVGPESAGAEPGPLCYGRPEATEPTLTDVNVALGRLPADRFPFPLDEAKPRASLEALAARVGIPWDEVAAGFFRIGVENMAEAVRRVTVARGHDARDHALVVFGGAGGQHACAVARRLGIRTVLSHPLAGVLSAFGMGVADEGWHGEVDARGVTVEPGTLAGLEARFRALEAQGRAALAGDTQTIRRLDVRYAGTERSIAIEVQGRDDAALLEAFAERHRAEYGYARHGHPVVATTARVELVRHSAAPALPRSAPGSGEALRTVRAWMTGRFVDDIPVIAREDVGEALEGPAIVLEDTGALVLEPGWSLSREADGTLRLVDREGPQRATATTACDPVELEIFANAFMSIAEQMGAVLQRTAVSTNIRERLDFSCALFDGSGSLVANAPHIPVHLGAMGETVRAVVAAHPEPAEGDVFVSNDPAAGGSHLPDVTVVSPVHMDGELRFFVASRGHQADVGGITPGSMPPFSKTLEEEGVVFRAERVVHEGAFDRDRVLEILRGGPHPARRPEENVADLEAMLAANHKGAQLLGALVARHGPDVVTAYMEHVQTDAAEKVADAIEALPDGAHAFEDALDDGARVAVRIEVDGRRMRVDFTGSAPELTEANLNAPRAVTVAALLYVLRSMVGAPIPLNGGCLRPVSLTIPPGSLLDPSPERAVAGGNVETSQRVVDVLLGALGLAAASQGTMNNVTFGDAHFGYYETVAGGAGAGPGFDGASCVHTHMTNSRITDPEILEDRFPVRLVRFARRHGSGGGGRWEGGDGVIREIEALAPLSFSILSERRARAPFGLAGGEDGAKGRNLAGEEPLGGRAVVELSPGQRIRLETPGGGGYGEST; translated from the coding sequence GTGCGGTGGCGCTTCTGGATCGATCGCGGCGGGACCTTCACCGACTGCATCGGCCTCTCTCCGGAGGGCGAGCTCCGCGTCACCAAGGTGCTCTCGAGCGACGAGGCGCCGCTGATCGGCATCCGGCGGCTGCTCGGGCTCGAGGACGACGCAGCGATCCCTCCCTGCGCCGTGCGCATGGGCACCACGCTGGCCACGAACGCGCTCCTCGAGCGGCGCGGGGAGCCGTGCGCGCTGGTGATCACGGAGGGGTTCGAGGACCTGCCGGAGATCGGGGACCAGACCCGGCCGGAGCTCTTCGCGCTGAACGTGGTCAAGCCCCCGCCGCTCGCGGCCAAGCGCATCGGCGTGCCCGCCCGGGCCACGCCGACGGGCGAGATCCTGGCCCGGGGCGGCTTCCTGTCGCTCGAGGGGATCCGCAGCGTGGCCGTCACGGTGCTCCACGGGCCGCGCGCGCCCGAGCTGGAGCGGGAGCTGGGGGCGCTCGCCCGGGCGGCCGGGGCCGAGCACGTGTCCCTCTCGCACGAGGTCGACGCCGAGCAGGGGCTCCTTGCGCGCGCCGACACGACGGTGGCCGACGCCTACCTCACGCCGCTCCTCAGCGCCTACGTCGGCCGCCTCGAAGACGCGCTCCCGGGCAGCGCGCTCTCGATCATGCAGTCGAGCGGCTCGCTCACGGACGCCCATGCCTTTCGCGGCCGGAACGCGGTGCTCAGCGGGCCCGCGGGGGGCGTGGTGGCGCTCGGCTGGATCGCGGCCCGCCACGGCGTCGATCGCGCGATCGGCTTCGACATGGGCGGCACCTCGACCGACGTGTGTCGCTGGGACGGTCAGCTCGACAAGACCTACGAGACGCGCGTCGCGGGGGTCCGGCTCCGCGCGCCGATGATGGCCATCCACACCGTCGCGGCCGGCGGCGGCTCGCTCTGTCGGTTCGACGGGCGCCGCCTCTCCGTCGGGCCCGAGAGCGCGGGCGCCGAGCCGGGGCCGCTCTGCTACGGCCGGCCCGAGGCGACGGAGCCGACGCTGACCGACGTCAACGTGGCGCTCGGACGACTGCCCGCGGATCGCTTCCCGTTCCCGCTGGACGAGGCGAAGCCGCGCGCGTCGCTCGAGGCGCTCGCCGCGCGCGTGGGCATCCCGTGGGACGAGGTCGCGGCGGGCTTCTTCCGCATCGGCGTCGAGAACATGGCCGAGGCGGTGCGGCGCGTGACGGTCGCGCGCGGGCACGACGCCCGGGATCACGCGCTCGTGGTCTTCGGCGGCGCCGGCGGGCAGCACGCGTGCGCGGTCGCGCGTCGGCTCGGGATCCGCACCGTGCTCTCCCACCCGCTCGCGGGCGTGCTCAGCGCGTTCGGCATGGGCGTGGCCGACGAGGGCTGGCACGGCGAGGTCGACGCGCGCGGGGTCACGGTGGAGCCGGGCACGCTCGCCGGGCTCGAGGCGCGCTTCAGGGCGCTCGAGGCCCAGGGGCGAGCGGCCTTGGCGGGCGACACGCAGACCATCCGGCGCCTCGACGTGCGCTACGCGGGCACCGAGCGCTCGATCGCGATCGAGGTCCAGGGGCGAGACGACGCGGCGCTGCTCGAGGCGTTCGCGGAGCGCCACCGCGCCGAGTACGGCTACGCCCGCCACGGCCATCCGGTGGTCGCGACCACGGCGCGGGTCGAGCTCGTGCGTCACTCCGCGGCGCCGGCCCTCCCTCGCTCCGCCCCCGGCTCCGGCGAGGCGCTGCGCACGGTGCGCGCCTGGATGACGGGCCGCTTCGTCGACGACATCCCGGTGATCGCCCGCGAGGACGTGGGCGAGGCGCTCGAGGGGCCCGCCATCGTGCTCGAGGACACCGGCGCTCTCGTGCTCGAGCCCGGCTGGTCGCTCTCCCGCGAGGCGGACGGAACGCTGCGGCTCGTCGATCGCGAGGGCCCGCAACGCGCCACCGCGACCACCGCGTGCGATCCGGTGGAGCTCGAGATCTTCGCGAACGCCTTCATGTCGATCGCCGAGCAGATGGGGGCGGTGCTCCAGCGCACCGCGGTGTCGACGAACATCCGGGAGCGCCTCGACTTCTCGTGCGCGCTCTTCGACGGGAGCGGCTCCCTGGTGGCCAACGCGCCTCACATCCCGGTCCACCTCGGCGCGATGGGCGAGACGGTGCGCGCGGTCGTGGCCGCGCACCCCGAGCCGGCCGAGGGCGACGTGTTCGTGAGCAACGATCCGGCTGCGGGCGGCTCCCATCTCCCGGACGTGACCGTGGTCAGCCCCGTGCACATGGACGGCGAGCTGCGGTTCTTCGTCGCGTCGCGCGGTCACCAGGCCGACGTGGGCGGCATCACGCCGGGGTCGATGCCGCCGTTCTCGAAGACGCTGGAAGAGGAGGGCGTCGTCTTCCGCGCGGAGCGCGTGGTCCACGAGGGGGCCTTCGACCGGGACCGCGTGCTCGAGATCCTGCGAGGCGGCCCGCACCCCGCACGGAGGCCGGAGGAGAACGTCGCGGATCTCGAGGCGATGCTCGCCGCGAACCACAAGGGCGCGCAGCTGCTCGGGGCGCTGGTGGCGCGGCACGGGCCCGACGTGGTCACCGCCTACATGGAGCACGTGCAGACGGACGCGGCCGAGAAGGTCGCCGACGCCATCGAGGCGCTGCCGGACGGCGCGCACGCCTTCGAGGACGCGCTCGACGACGGCGCGCGCGTCGCCGTGAGGATCGAGGTCGACGGGCGCCGCATGCGGGTCGACTTCACCGGGAGCGCGCCCGAGCTGACCGAAGCCAACCTCAACGCGCCACGCGCCGTCACCGTCGCGGCGCTGCTCTACGTCTTGCGCAGCATGGTGGGGGCGCCGATCCCGCTCAACGGCGGCTGCCTGCGCCCCGTCTCGTTGACGATCCCCCCGGGCAGCTTGCTCGATCCGTCCCCGGAGCGCGCGGTCGCGGGCGGCAACGTCGAGACCAGCCAGCGGGTGGTCGACGTGCTCCTCGGCGCGCTCGGGCTGGCCGCGGCGAGCCAGGGGACGATGAACAACGTGACCTTCGGCGACGCGCACTTCGGGTATTACGAGACCGTCGCGGGCGGCGCGGGCGCGGGCCCGGGCTTCGACGGCGCGAGCTGCGTGCACACCCACATGACCAACTCGCGCATCACCGACCCGGAGATCCTCGAGGACCGCTTCCCGGTCCGCCTCGTCCGCTTCGCGCGCCGCCACGGCTCGGGCGGGGGAGGGCGCTGGGAGGGCGGGGACGGCGTGATCCGGGAGATCGAGGCGCTGGCGCCGCTCTCGTTCTCGATCCTCAGCGAGCGCCGGGCGCGGGCGCCGTTCGGGCTGGCGGGCGGCGAGGACGGCGCGAAGGGACGCAACCTGGCCGGTGAGGAGCCGCTGGGTGGGCGGGCGGTGGTCGAGCTCTCGCCCGGACAGCGCATTCGACTGGAGACACCGGGCGGCGGGGGTTACGGAGAGTCCACCTGA
- a CDS encoding sigma-70 family RNA polymerase sigma factor, with protein sequence MTHHDRAEFDQEVLKHRGELFGSALRMTGSRAEAEDLVQEAVLRAWTFWHRFQPGTNGRAWMHRILVNTFINGYRRRRREREILSEIKLERREPPTNGPRAVPGEALGDEVTAALATLPQEFREVLIIVDLGGQSYKDAAAQIGCPIGTVMSRLHRARRQMKRELSEYAVAEGYVTAQAA encoded by the coding sequence ATGACCCACCACGACCGCGCAGAGTTCGATCAGGAAGTCCTGAAGCACCGGGGGGAGCTCTTCGGCTCCGCGCTCCGAATGACCGGGAGCCGCGCCGAGGCGGAGGACCTGGTCCAGGAGGCCGTCCTCCGGGCGTGGACCTTCTGGCATCGGTTCCAGCCCGGCACGAATGGCCGCGCGTGGATGCACCGCATCCTGGTGAACACCTTCATCAACGGCTACCGCCGCCGGCGCCGGGAGCGCGAGATCCTCAGCGAGATCAAGCTCGAGCGCCGCGAGCCGCCGACCAACGGGCCGCGCGCCGTGCCGGGGGAGGCCCTCGGAGACGAGGTCACCGCCGCGCTCGCCACGCTCCCGCAGGAGTTCCGCGAGGTGCTGATCATCGTCGACCTCGGCGGCCAGTCCTACAAGGACGCCGCGGCCCAGATCGGCTGCCCGATCGGGACCGTCATGAGCCGGCTGCACCGCGCGCGTCGCCAGATGAAGCGCGAGCTGAGCGAGTACGCCGTGGCCGAGGGCTACGTGACGGCCCAGGCGGCCTGA
- a CDS encoding SPOR domain-containing protein has protein sequence MHRLLFVALLALAAVLPAPASACWDGTLVSTPHLFWQDDGEVWRPARAREVAKWAPRIEALLAPRDLRVDAHWGQVDLSDGTSLQIRHHRLERLFIELARHLGVSREERLRALAAPIGYSVQIAAVRDRARADALADRLNDLGRPDGPLGAAGMYDAGGFPAANPTVHVVSEEDANGRPVYRLVTGTFLTRAEADEVAREASAELGTTAFVRRL, from the coding sequence ATGCACCGCCTCCTCTTCGTCGCCCTCCTCGCCCTCGCCGCCGTTCTCCCGGCGCCCGCCTCCGCTTGCTGGGACGGAACGCTCGTCTCCACGCCGCACCTCTTCTGGCAGGACGACGGCGAGGTCTGGCGGCCCGCCCGGGCGAGGGAGGTCGCCAAGTGGGCCCCTCGGATCGAGGCCCTGCTCGCCCCTCGCGACCTCCGGGTCGACGCCCACTGGGGCCAGGTCGATCTCTCCGACGGAACGTCGCTGCAGATTCGGCACCACCGCCTCGAGCGCCTCTTCATCGAGCTGGCGCGACACCTCGGCGTCTCCCGCGAGGAGCGGCTGCGCGCGCTCGCCGCGCCCATCGGCTACAGCGTGCAGATCGCGGCGGTCCGTGACCGCGCGCGGGCCGACGCCCTCGCCGACCGATTGAACGACCTGGGCCGCCCCGACGGCCCGCTCGGCGCGGCCGGCATGTACGACGCGGGCGGCTTCCCGGCCGCGAACCCCACCGTGCACGTGGTCAGCGAAGAGGACGCGAACGGTCGTCCGGTCTACCGGCTCGTCACCGGGACCTTCCTGACCCGCGCCGAGGCAGACGAGGTCGCGCGCGAGGCGAGCGCGGAGCTCGGCACGACCGCCTTCGTGCGACGCCTCTGA
- a CDS encoding DUF2062 domain-containing protein, translated as MRWWSRLRNVVVNRILGLNDTPHRIAWGVLLGFVVAFTPTVGLQMMIFVAVATVMRANKISGLPIVWITNPLTVVPIYYACWRIGAFFLGTDGDPERGEQIIGRLVGAETSFTWDRLVSAEFWEEVGHTLWELGAELWLGGLVVGVGLGLVFYPITLWGVRVYRRARGLG; from the coding sequence ATGCGCTGGTGGTCCCGCCTCCGGAATGTGGTCGTCAACCGCATCCTGGGCCTCAACGATACGCCTCACCGTATCGCCTGGGGCGTCCTGCTCGGCTTCGTGGTGGCGTTCACGCCCACGGTCGGCCTGCAGATGATGATCTTCGTCGCGGTGGCCACCGTGATGCGCGCCAACAAGATCAGCGGGCTGCCGATCGTCTGGATCACCAACCCGCTGACCGTGGTGCCCATCTACTACGCGTGCTGGCGCATCGGCGCGTTCTTCCTCGGCACCGACGGCGACCCGGAGCGGGGCGAACAGATCATCGGCCGGCTCGTCGGCGCGGAGACCAGCTTCACCTGGGACCGGCTCGTCTCGGCCGAGTTCTGGGAGGAGGTCGGCCACACCCTCTGGGAGCTCGGCGCGGAGCTCTGGCTCGGCGGCCTGGTGGTCGGCGTCGGTCTGGGCCTGGTGTTCTACCCGATCACCCTCTGGGGCGTGCGCGTCTACCGGCGGGCGCGCGGGCTCGGCTGA
- the moeB gene encoding molybdopterin-synthase adenylyltransferase MoeB, whose protein sequence is MSKTYSDLLQDVKSEVKQVSLEDLKARLEQKEDLVLVDVREKDEVRQGFIPGAVHVPRGFLEMQAESKIPDKDAKVVVYCAGGVRSAFAAKSLQDLGYAHVESANPGFVRWKDSGFPVEKPPELTPAQLERYSRHLLLPEVGEKGQEKLLKARVLLLGAGGLGSPAALYLAAAGVGTLGVIDNDVVDASNLQRQVLHGTSTVGVSKVESGAKRIADLNPDVNVIPFDERLTSENVDRIFDQGWDVIVDGLDNFPTRYLVNDASVWKDIPVVHGSIFRFDGQVTTFWPKQGPCYRCLYPEPPPAHLAPSCAEAGVLGILPGVIGTIQATEAIKIVLGQGEPLVGRLLTYESLKMQFRTLKLRKDPSCPVCGDEPTITEYIDYNEFCAR, encoded by the coding sequence ATGAGCAAGACGTACTCCGACCTCCTCCAGGACGTGAAGAGCGAGGTGAAGCAGGTCTCCCTCGAGGACCTGAAGGCGCGCCTCGAGCAGAAGGAGGACCTGGTCCTCGTCGACGTGCGCGAGAAGGACGAGGTCCGGCAGGGCTTCATCCCGGGGGCGGTGCACGTGCCGCGCGGCTTCCTCGAGATGCAGGCCGAGTCGAAGATCCCGGACAAGGACGCCAAGGTCGTCGTGTACTGCGCGGGCGGGGTCCGCTCGGCGTTCGCGGCCAAGAGCCTGCAGGACCTGGGCTACGCGCACGTGGAGAGCGCGAACCCGGGGTTCGTCCGCTGGAAGGACTCGGGCTTCCCCGTCGAGAAGCCCCCGGAGCTGACCCCCGCGCAGCTCGAGCGCTACTCCCGCCACCTGCTCTTGCCCGAGGTCGGTGAGAAGGGGCAAGAGAAGCTGCTGAAGGCGCGCGTCCTCCTGCTCGGCGCAGGCGGGCTCGGCTCTCCGGCCGCGCTCTACCTCGCCGCGGCCGGCGTGGGCACCCTCGGCGTGATCGACAACGACGTCGTCGACGCCTCCAACCTGCAGCGGCAGGTCCTCCACGGGACGAGCACGGTCGGCGTCTCCAAGGTCGAGAGCGGCGCCAAGCGCATCGCGGACCTCAACCCCGACGTGAACGTGATCCCCTTCGACGAGCGGCTGACGAGCGAGAACGTCGACCGCATCTTCGACCAGGGCTGGGACGTCATCGTCGACGGGCTCGACAACTTCCCCACGCGCTACCTCGTCAACGACGCGAGCGTCTGGAAGGACATCCCCGTCGTGCACGGGAGCATCTTCCGCTTCGATGGGCAGGTGACGACGTTCTGGCCGAAGCAGGGGCCCTGCTACCGCTGCCTCTACCCCGAGCCGCCGCCCGCGCACCTCGCGCCGAGCTGCGCGGAGGCGGGCGTGCTCGGCATCCTCCCGGGCGTGATCGGCACCATCCAGGCGACCGAGGCGATCAAGATCGTGCTCGGCCAGGGCGAGCCGCTCGTCGGTCGGCTGCTCACCTACGAGTCGCTCAAGATGCAGTTCCGCACGCTGAAGCTCCGCAAGGACCCGAGCTGCCCGGTCTGCGGCGACGAGCCGACCATCACCGAGTACATCGACTACAACGAGTTCTGCGCGCGCTGA